A genomic stretch from Kogia breviceps isolate mKogBre1 chromosome 1, mKogBre1 haplotype 1, whole genome shotgun sequence includes:
- the LOC131760199 gene encoding nucleophosmin-like — protein sequence MEDLMDMDMSPLRPRNYLFGCELKANKDDHFKVDNDGSEHQLSLRTVSLGAGAKEELHVVKAEAMNYEGSPIKVTLATLKMSVQPTVSLGGFEITPPVVLRLKCGSGPVHISGQHLVAGEADAESEDEEEDVALLSISGKRSAPGSGSKVPQKKVKFAADEDEDDHEDDDDDDEDDDDFGEEEAEEKAPVKPKGQESFKKKRKKLLKHRKDLAL from the exons ATGGAAGATTTGATGGACATGGACATGAGCCCTCTGAGGCCCCGGAACTATCTTTTTGGTTGTGAACTAAAGGCCAACAAAGATGATCACTTTAAGGTGGATAATGATGGAAGTGAGCACCAGTTATCTTT aagaacggtcAGTTTAGGGGCTGGCGCAAAGGAGGAATTGCACGTTGTCAAAGCAGAGGCGATGAATTATGAAGGCAGTCCAATTAAAGTAACACTGGCAACTTTGAAAATGTCTGTGCAGCCAACAGTTTCCCTTGGGGGCTTTGAAATAACACCACCTGTGGTCTTACGGTTGAAGTGTGGCTCAGGGCCTGTGCATATTAGTGGACAGCACTTAGTAGCTGGGGAGGCAGATGCAGAGTcagaagatgaagaggaggaTGTGGCACTCCTAAGTATATCTGGAAAGCGTTCTGCCCCTGGAAGTGGTAGCAAGGTTccacagaaaaaagtaaaatttgctgctgatgaagatgaagatgatcATGAAGATGACGacgatgatgatgaagatgatgatgacttTGGTGAGGAGGAAGCTGAAGAAAAAGCTCCAGTAAA ACCAAAAGGTCAGgaatccttcaaaaaaaaaaggaaaaaactcctAAAACACCGAAAGGACCTAGCTCTGTAG